One Vibrio neonatus genomic window carries:
- a CDS encoding chondroitinase-B domain-containing protein, with amino-acid sequence MNKNILAILIGLALVGCNDSTTDNDTADTPDNSIPATPIEPANPVTPPGDENPGDENPGEENPGEENPGEENPGEGTPEEPPVEVESDVPSVSAMPEGVKTLLTSDPAECTETVSEIDMNETALAAGTVICIEDGTYTEANLKFGGIGTEEAPIKVRAVTPGEVIITGEAKVVMGGEHVQLHGLVFDGPESSSSKLLETRFGSDEMCNHCRISENVFLNVDGDQNLTSDSSDNGVWIALYGQHNWLDHNIFSGKTTGNPMVSLLRESGLMDEGNGGLAEYTTVYANYFANRPPTNGKLYAGSSDNDYEAIRTGLSETHHYAGNSFIVGNLFERIQGEAEVISNKASNNVIAQNTVRNSYGSITNRHGNHNNVSNNFVFGDGNPYAGGLRLVDDGHIVANNYIEGARYKSSTHHGGIVLLGGDGSGDGGNGYQQLENVHVAFNTVVDSVNSINIDGGGKSDQPNQIYFANNIVDQAIGPVYVGTDRGWASDSVVVGNIVNGDSFADTDNVSGSTASVDLAKGIDGLYRPSESSSIDATEYDKGEFAAISIDMDGLARNEATLAGADDVTNGTPLLEPLTYADVGPKSYDFEKPAAIINEVAIENYAFVDGTEGWSGNASTTNVDTFSYGSSLVVEGSDQGASQTVALLANTPHAVSAFVKGKYNITVGEHSFDGDASDSEYQLVIHEFTTGSETSADLSLALADEVTLDAGIVDGDLGQWRADGGSSDVWVSREGSSEGLGDVGSSGDSAFTDEGGSSGSARVRFKSGEAVYNFDSKPGLSQQVSGIPTGTDMTFSLYYCDNKGDDSASTLHYGVEDSDGLVIAEARAHVRDLDDAPEGSVKDCFKQVTVDFNSGSHTDVNVFAYMEIDTETFTQEELEALVESDKELEVRLDEFALTYQGTPASDSKAYFDEVRIINRVNAK; translated from the coding sequence ATGAACAAGAATATTTTAGCCATATTAATTGGGCTTGCATTGGTCGGTTGTAACGACTCAACTACAGACAACGACACAGCTGATACCCCTGATAATTCAATTCCAGCTACACCAATTGAACCTGCTAATCCAGTGACTCCTCCTGGAGATGAAAACCCAGGCGACGAAAATCCGGGTGAAGAAAACCCGGGCGAAGAGAACCCAGGTGAAGAAAATCCTGGTGAAGGAACTCCTGAAGAACCACCTGTAGAAGTAGAATCAGATGTTCCTTCTGTATCAGCTATGCCTGAAGGTGTTAAAACGCTACTGACTTCTGATCCTGCTGAGTGTACAGAAACTGTTTCAGAAATTGATATGAATGAAACCGCACTAGCTGCTGGTACTGTAATTTGTATCGAAGATGGCACTTATACCGAAGCAAACCTTAAGTTTGGTGGTATTGGTACTGAAGAAGCGCCAATCAAAGTTCGTGCTGTGACTCCTGGTGAAGTAATCATCACTGGTGAAGCTAAAGTTGTTATGGGCGGTGAGCACGTTCAACTACACGGCCTTGTTTTCGATGGTCCTGAAAGCTCAAGCAGCAAGCTACTAGAGACACGCTTTGGCTCTGACGAAATGTGTAACCATTGTCGTATTTCAGAAAACGTATTCCTTAATGTTGATGGCGACCAAAACCTAACTAGCGATAGCTCAGACAATGGTGTTTGGATTGCACTATACGGTCAACATAACTGGCTTGATCACAACATTTTCAGTGGTAAAACAACGGGTAACCCAATGGTTTCCTTACTACGTGAAAGTGGACTAATGGATGAAGGCAATGGTGGCCTAGCTGAGTACACCACTGTTTATGCCAACTACTTTGCAAACCGTCCACCAACAAACGGTAAATTGTACGCAGGCAGCAGTGACAATGACTACGAAGCAATTCGTACTGGTCTAAGTGAAACTCACCACTATGCAGGTAACTCATTTATCGTGGGTAACTTATTTGAGCGTATTCAAGGTGAAGCGGAAGTTATTTCAAACAAAGCATCAAACAACGTAATCGCACAAAACACAGTACGTAACAGCTACGGTTCAATCACCAACCGTCACGGCAACCACAACAACGTTTCAAATAACTTTGTGTTCGGTGATGGTAACCCTTACGCAGGTGGTTTAAGACTGGTAGATGATGGTCATATCGTGGCTAACAACTACATTGAAGGTGCGCGTTATAAATCATCCACTCACCACGGCGGTATTGTTCTACTAGGTGGCGACGGTTCTGGTGATGGTGGTAATGGCTACCAGCAATTAGAAAATGTACATGTTGCATTTAACACAGTGGTAGACAGCGTTAATAGTATCAATATTGATGGTGGCGGTAAGTCTGACCAACCTAATCAAATTTACTTTGCCAACAACATCGTTGATCAAGCTATCGGTCCAGTATACGTTGGTACTGACCGCGGTTGGGCAAGTGACTCTGTTGTTGTAGGTAACATCGTAAATGGTGATTCATTTGCTGATACTGACAACGTTTCAGGTTCTACTGCTAGTGTTGATCTAGCAAAAGGAATTGATGGTCTATACCGTCCTTCAGAGTCTTCAAGCATCGATGCGACTGAATACGATAAAGGTGAGTTTGCAGCAATTTCTATCGATATGGATGGCCTTGCACGTAACGAAGCGACTCTAGCGGGTGCGGATGATGTGACCAATGGTACTCCACTACTTGAGCCACTAACTTATGCTGATGTAGGTCCTAAATCTTACGACTTTGAGAAGCCTGCAGCTATCATCAACGAAGTAGCAATTGAAAACTACGCATTTGTTGATGGAACAGAAGGTTGGTCTGGCAACGCATCAACGACTAACGTTGATACATTCAGCTACGGTTCAAGCTTAGTAGTTGAAGGTAGTGACCAAGGCGCATCACAAACAGTGGCTCTTTTAGCGAACACACCACATGCAGTATCTGCTTTTGTTAAAGGTAAATACAACATTACTGTAGGTGAGCACAGCTTTGACGGTGACGCTTCTGATAGTGAGTACCAACTGGTTATCCATGAGTTCACAACTGGCTCTGAAACTTCAGCGGATCTATCTCTAGCACTAGCTGACGAAGTGACATTAGATGCAGGCATCGTTGATGGCGACCTAGGTCAATGGCGTGCTGACGGTGGTAGCAGTGATGTTTGGGTTTCAAGAGAAGGTAGCAGCGAAGGTCTAGGTGATGTAGGTAGCTCTGGCGACTCAGCATTTACTGACGAAGGTGGTTCAAGTGGTTCTGCTCGTGTTCGCTTTAAGTCTGGCGAAGCAGTATACAACTTTGATTCTAAGCCTGGCCTAAGCCAACAAGTGTCTGGTATTCCAACAGGTACAGACATGACATTCAGCCTGTACTACTGTGATAACAAAGGCGATGACTCTGCATCAACTCTACACTACGGTGTTGAAGATAGCGATGGCCTAGTTATTGCGGAAGCAAGAGCACATGTGAGAGACCTAGACGACGCACCTGAAGGCAGTGTTAAAGATTGCTTTAAGCAAGTAACTGTTGATTTCAATAGCGGTTCACACACTGATGTTAACGTATTTGCCTACATGGAAATCGATACTGAAACCTTCACTCAAGAAGAGTTAGAAGCTCTAGTAGAAAGTGACAAAGAACTAGAAGTTCGCCTAGATGAGTTCGCTCTAACGTACCAAGGTACACCAGCATCTGACTCAAAAGCATACTTTGATGAAGTTCGCATCATCAACCGTGTAAACGCAAAATAA
- a CDS encoding NAD(P)-dependent oxidoreductase has translation MTKPVIGFIGLGLMGGNMVENLQTRGYQVNVMDLNQDAVDAVLARGNATQFTSAKELAAASDVVELCLTTSAVVEKIVYGEDGLLAGIKEGATLIDFGTSIPASTKKIGADLAAKGAGMIDAPLGRTPAHAKDGLLNIMAAGDIDTFNKVKPLLDEQGENVFHLGTLGSGHVTKLVNNFMGMTTVATMSQAFAVAKLAGVDGQQLFDIMSAGPSNSPFMQFCKFYAVDGEEKLGFSVANANKDLGYFLALCEELGTESLIAQGTSTSLQAAVDAGMGNNDVPVIFDYFTNLKK, from the coding sequence ATGACTAAACCTGTAATTGGTTTCATCGGCCTTGGCCTTATGGGCGGCAACATGGTTGAAAACCTACAAACACGCGGTTACCAAGTAAACGTAATGGATCTTAACCAAGACGCAGTTGATGCTGTTCTTGCTCGTGGTAACGCAACACAATTTACTTCAGCTAAAGAACTAGCAGCAGCAAGTGACGTTGTAGAGCTTTGTCTTACAACTTCTGCAGTTGTTGAGAAAATCGTTTACGGTGAAGACGGTCTTCTAGCAGGTATCAAAGAAGGCGCTACTCTTATCGACTTCGGTACTTCTATCCCTGCTTCTACTAAGAAAATCGGTGCTGATCTAGCAGCTAAAGGCGCTGGCATGATCGATGCTCCTCTAGGTCGTACTCCTGCACACGCTAAAGATGGTCTACTAAACATCATGGCTGCTGGCGACATCGATACTTTCAACAAAGTTAAGCCTCTTCTAGACGAGCAAGGTGAAAACGTATTCCACCTAGGTACTCTAGGTTCAGGTCACGTAACTAAACTAGTTAACAACTTCATGGGCATGACTACTGTTGCGACTATGTCTCAAGCATTCGCAGTAGCTAAACTTGCTGGTGTTGATGGCCAACAACTATTTGACATCATGTCAGCTGGTCCATCTAACTCTCCATTCATGCAGTTCTGTAAATTCTACGCTGTAGATGGCGAAGAAAAACTAGGTTTCTCTGTTGCTAACGCAAACAAAGACCTTGGTTACTTCCTAGCACTTTGTGAAGAGCTTGGTACTGAGTCTCTAATCGCTCAAGGTACTTCTACTAGCCTACAAGCTGCTGTTGATGCAGGCATGGGTAACAACGACGTACCAGTAATCTTCGACTACTTCACTAACCTTAAGAAGTAA
- a CDS encoding DeoR/GlpR family DNA-binding transcription regulator: MELRQQKILELLNEQGSLLTDDLANKFEVTTQTIRRDINALCESGLARKLHGGITLSPALDNLAMSKRVATNAPVKHQIIKAAIQELQSGHTVFLSYGSTVAQFASCLPRDISLTVITNNLDAVSHLTGFPNIDVWVAGGQLRHQHRDVSGVHTQTFFKGFRVDIAVLGVGGISAQGELLEFQCDEGELTKIMLKNSRKSILLADSSKYLRNASVYAASLEDIDTFYTDCQAEKLSQLCEENNVQLNIIEVK; the protein is encoded by the coding sequence ATGGAATTGCGTCAACAGAAGATATTAGAGCTACTCAATGAGCAAGGGAGTTTACTTACCGACGACTTAGCAAATAAGTTTGAAGTCACGACCCAAACTATTCGTCGTGATATTAATGCGCTGTGTGAGTCAGGGTTAGCTCGTAAGTTGCACGGTGGAATTACCTTATCACCGGCACTTGATAACCTTGCTATGTCTAAGCGAGTGGCGACTAATGCTCCTGTTAAGCACCAAATCATCAAAGCGGCTATTCAAGAGTTACAATCTGGGCATACGGTTTTTCTTAGCTATGGCTCTACGGTTGCGCAATTTGCTTCGTGTTTACCACGAGATATTTCTTTAACCGTTATTACCAATAATCTTGATGCTGTTTCTCACCTTACTGGCTTTCCAAATATTGATGTTTGGGTCGCTGGTGGTCAATTGCGTCATCAACATAGAGATGTGAGCGGTGTGCATACGCAAACCTTTTTCAAAGGCTTTCGTGTGGATATTGCTGTGCTTGGTGTGGGCGGTATTTCAGCTCAAGGTGAATTACTTGAATTTCAATGTGATGAAGGGGAATTAACCAAAATCATGTTGAAAAATAGTCGCAAAAGTATTTTGTTGGCGGATTCCAGTAAGTATTTACGTAATGCCAGTGTGTATGCCGCATCACTTGAAGATATCGATACTTTTTATACCGATTGTCAGGCTGAAAAATTATCTCAGCTTTGTGAAGAGAACAATGTTCAATTAAATATTATTGAGGTGAAGTAA
- the tal gene encoding transaldolase produces the protein MSNKLEQLRKLTTVVADTGDIEAISKYTPEDATTNPSLILKAAQIAEYAPLIDASIEYAKNQSTDKAQQVQDTCDMLAVNIGKEILKVVPGRISTEVDARLSYDTEGSVAKARQLIKMYNDAGISNDRILIKLASTWQGIRAAEILEKEGINCNLTLLFSFAQARACAEANVFLISPFVGRIMDWYKAKEGRDFEPSEDPGVLSVSTIYNYYKEHGYKTVVMGASFRNIGEILELAGCDRLTISPNLLQDLEDAQGDVVEKLIDSNGTKERPAAMTHSEFLWEHNQDAMAVEKLAEGIRNFAIDQGKLEAMIEAKL, from the coding sequence ATGAGCAATAAGTTAGAGCAACTTCGTAAACTAACCACAGTTGTTGCAGATACTGGTGATATTGAAGCGATCAGCAAATACACCCCTGAAGACGCAACAACGAACCCTTCTCTTATCCTTAAAGCGGCGCAAATTGCAGAATATGCACCTTTGATTGACGCTTCTATCGAATACGCAAAAAATCAGAGCACTGATAAAGCACAGCAAGTACAAGACACTTGCGACATGCTTGCAGTTAACATCGGTAAAGAAATCCTAAAAGTAGTACCAGGACGCATTTCAACAGAAGTGGATGCTCGTCTTTCTTACGATACAGAAGGTAGCGTGGCAAAAGCGCGTCAACTGATCAAAATGTACAACGATGCGGGCATCAGCAATGACCGTATTTTGATCAAACTGGCTTCAACTTGGCAAGGTATCCGCGCGGCGGAAATCCTAGAAAAAGAAGGCATCAACTGTAACCTAACGCTATTGTTCTCTTTTGCTCAAGCGCGTGCATGTGCCGAAGCAAATGTCTTCCTAATCTCGCCTTTCGTTGGCCGTATTATGGATTGGTATAAAGCAAAAGAAGGCCGTGACTTCGAACCTTCTGAAGATCCTGGCGTACTGTCTGTTTCTACTATCTACAACTACTACAAAGAACATGGCTACAAAACTGTAGTAATGGGCGCAAGCTTCCGTAATATCGGTGAGATTCTTGAACTCGCTGGCTGTGATCGTCTAACGATTAGCCCTAACCTGCTACAAGACCTAGAAGATGCGCAAGGTGACGTGGTTGAGAAACTTATCGACTCTAACGGCACCAAAGAGCGTCCTGCTGCTATGACACATTCTGAGTTCCTTTGGGAGCACAACCAAGATGCAATGGCAGTCGAGAAACTGGCGGAAGGTATTCGCAACTTCGCTATTGACCAAGGCAAACTAGAAGCCATGATTGAAGCTAAACTATAA
- a CDS encoding LysR family transcriptional regulator, producing MLLNDLHVILKVAELRSITAAANSLDMQIATASAAIKRVEKSLGIELFIRTTRQLRLSPAGERYMPQCKQALNLLENAKLNVQEDHEVLTGEIRIALSSDLGRNVVTPWIDELLLEHPQVKLRSNISDSNIDFYRDSVDIALRYGHPTDASMYGFKICTVPRILCAAPSYLSKHGTPKTLEDLKQHNGLFYQLGDMLQNEWQFTQNEQSVKIKLAGNRASNDGDLVRRWCVSGHGFAIKSCLDMADDLLQGNVINVLPNYKPTPTELWLVCPSRQSITPTVRLLRDYFRQKTHTVLEDLVVKHILDNSVLL from the coding sequence ATGCTTCTCAACGATCTGCACGTTATCTTAAAAGTAGCTGAACTACGTAGCATCACTGCGGCGGCAAATAGCCTAGACATGCAAATAGCCACCGCCAGCGCGGCAATCAAACGAGTAGAGAAATCTCTTGGAATAGAGCTGTTTATTCGAACCACTCGCCAACTTAGATTATCACCTGCAGGCGAGCGTTATATGCCGCAATGTAAGCAAGCCTTAAACCTGCTAGAAAACGCCAAATTAAATGTGCAAGAAGACCATGAAGTCTTAACTGGCGAGATCCGCATCGCCCTATCCTCAGACTTAGGGCGCAATGTTGTGACTCCTTGGATTGATGAACTCCTGCTAGAGCATCCACAAGTCAAATTACGCAGCAATATTAGCGACAGTAATATTGATTTTTATCGAGATTCGGTGGATATAGCACTGCGTTACGGTCACCCAACAGATGCCAGCATGTATGGCTTTAAAATCTGCACTGTGCCACGTATTTTGTGCGCGGCTCCAAGCTACCTTTCTAAGCATGGCACGCCAAAAACCTTAGAGGATTTGAAACAGCATAATGGGCTGTTCTACCAACTTGGCGATATGCTGCAAAATGAATGGCAATTTACCCAAAATGAGCAGAGCGTAAAAATAAAACTGGCGGGTAATCGCGCCTCTAACGATGGTGATTTAGTGCGACGTTGGTGCGTATCAGGGCATGGTTTCGCCATTAAATCTTGTCTTGATATGGCCGATGATCTTTTACAAGGAAACGTCATCAATGTACTGCCTAATTATAAGCCTACTCCCACTGAATTGTGGCTTGTATGCCCAAGTCGGCAGTCAATCACTCCTACAGTCCGTTTACTTCGCGACTACTTTAGACAAAAAACGCACACCGTATTAGAAGATCTGGTGGTGAAACATATACTAGATAACAGCGTTCTCCTTTAA
- a CDS encoding sugar-binding transcriptional regulator, which translates to MNRPNSEISKQDSDLLTEISVAYYQDGATQEEISKKFSISRAKVGRMLKQARDEGIVEITVKYHPVFSAKIEQRLMQRFGIKRALISLDQSDEEAQRQLIAGLVSNYLTQTLKSGMVVSVGQGRNVSSVAHYVGVVSPRDCKFVCSIGGIHPRGGMFNADHICRQLAKKYGGTSETLYAPAYAENREQKLAFMQNATIKQTLDLARKSDVALVGIGDMSENSYMVDLGWFTANEVAQARLEQGVVGDFAGYDFFDINGKVAHTVMSDRVIGLGIEEFRLISEVIAIASENSKPLALLGALRSGAIDVIATNVSNALTLLNLDEQMTRSAQAIR; encoded by the coding sequence ATGAATCGTCCAAATTCCGAGATTTCAAAACAAGATAGCGATCTATTAACCGAGATCTCGGTGGCGTATTATCAAGACGGTGCCACCCAAGAAGAAATATCTAAAAAGTTTTCCATTTCACGAGCAAAAGTAGGGCGAATGCTTAAACAAGCTCGTGATGAGGGCATTGTAGAGATCACGGTGAAATACCACCCTGTGTTTAGCGCCAAGATAGAGCAGCGTCTTATGCAGCGCTTTGGTATAAAAAGAGCTTTGATCTCTCTTGATCAGTCTGATGAAGAAGCACAGCGTCAGTTGATTGCCGGCTTGGTATCCAATTATCTAACTCAAACCTTAAAAAGTGGCATGGTAGTCAGTGTCGGACAGGGACGTAATGTCTCTTCGGTGGCTCATTATGTGGGAGTGGTGAGCCCGAGAGATTGTAAGTTTGTCTGTAGCATTGGCGGCATTCACCCAAGAGGCGGGATGTTTAATGCCGATCATATCTGTCGACAATTAGCCAAAAAGTATGGCGGTACATCCGAAACCTTGTACGCTCCTGCCTATGCTGAAAACCGCGAGCAAAAGCTCGCCTTTATGCAAAACGCCACCATCAAACAAACCTTAGATTTAGCTCGAAAATCGGATGTCGCTTTAGTGGGCATTGGGGACATGAGTGAAAACAGCTACATGGTCGACTTAGGCTGGTTCACCGCCAATGAAGTAGCACAAGCAAGGTTAGAGCAGGGCGTTGTTGGCGACTTTGCCGGTTACGACTTTTTTGATATCAACGGTAAAGTGGCTCATACCGTAATGAGCGATCGCGTAATCGGTCTCGGCATTGAAGAATTTAGGTTGATCTCTGAGGTTATCGCCATTGCGTCTGAAAACAGTAAACCTTTGGCTCTTCTTGGCGCTTTACGCAGTGGTGCGATAGATGTCATTGCCACGAATGTCAGTAATGCACTTACGCTGTTAAATCTGGATGAGCAGATGACGCGCTCAGCGCAAGCTATCCGATAA
- a CDS encoding DUF3859 domain-containing protein has translation MAKRTPIVEITSYGTYSHWDASAKELPKITQFTNTVTAEEGVEFGFIVNIKKAKGSLLNYCIYHPGIINKKGVVLAPFDGEIYVRSNDWDFYLGDTVQLLHPVDGLESNLGEWRMELQMQGKTIAEKTFNVVGRDQAQFWKQRGY, from the coding sequence TTGGCTAAACGCACACCTATCGTCGAAATAACCTCATACGGCACCTATTCACATTGGGATGCCAGTGCCAAAGAACTGCCTAAAATTACTCAGTTCACCAATACAGTGACTGCCGAAGAAGGGGTGGAGTTTGGTTTTATTGTTAACATCAAAAAAGCCAAAGGAAGCTTGCTGAATTACTGTATTTATCATCCGGGTATCATCAATAAGAAAGGCGTAGTATTAGCCCCGTTTGATGGAGAGATTTATGTGCGCAGTAACGATTGGGACTTCTATTTAGGAGACACAGTACAACTGCTGCATCCGGTGGACGGTTTGGAAAGCAATCTAGGTGAATGGCGTATGGAGCTGCAAATGCAAGGTAAGACCATCGCCGAGAAAACCTTTAACGTTGTGGGTCGTGATCAAGCTCAGTTTTGGAAGCAACGAGGTTATTAG
- a CDS encoding regulatory protein RecX, whose amino-acid sequence MNSAMWHLTQRDMTESELLAKLRIKTDNQQWIDSTIESLRGFGYLKSDAVFAEQFAEQSFSNEYASKYIIEKLKKKGVPENVILEAIDKVKQQRNIDEQTLAIERINSQYHDFTISREKLVATLQKRGFSYQDIQVAINQHPQSHQLQSNLEIKAAKVDLEKEVLKYVRKGKGLTVIRQELKLRKIDISDLDTFVEKACLDGTIDFYGSCLEQLQKKSYDLNDFKQRSKAYAMLMRKGFSSEEIKFALSEAQE is encoded by the coding sequence ATGAATTCGGCTATGTGGCATCTTACCCAGCGTGATATGACCGAAAGCGAATTACTGGCAAAACTGCGCATCAAGACCGACAATCAACAGTGGATTGATAGCACAATAGAGAGTTTGCGGGGTTTTGGTTATCTAAAATCGGATGCGGTATTTGCCGAACAGTTTGCTGAGCAATCATTTAGCAATGAATACGCCTCTAAATACATTATCGAGAAACTCAAAAAAAAAGGTGTACCGGAAAACGTCATTTTAGAAGCCATTGATAAGGTTAAACAGCAACGTAATATCGATGAGCAAACACTGGCTATCGAACGCATCAACAGCCAATATCATGACTTTACCATCAGCCGAGAAAAACTGGTGGCGACGCTACAAAAACGCGGCTTCTCCTACCAAGATATTCAAGTGGCAATCAATCAGCATCCACAGAGCCATCAGCTGCAAAGCAATTTAGAGATCAAAGCGGCCAAAGTCGATTTAGAAAAAGAAGTGCTTAAATATGTGCGAAAAGGCAAAGGGCTAACCGTGATTCGTCAGGAGCTTAAATTACGAAAAATAGACATTAGCGACCTTGATACGTTTGTTGAGAAAGCCTGCCTTGACGGTACTATCGATTTCTATGGTTCATGTTTAGAGCAACTGCAAAAAAAATCCTATGATCTGAATGATTTTAAACAAAGAAGCAAAGCCTATGCCATGCTGATGCGTAAAGGGTTTTCCAGTGAAGAGATCAAGTTCGCCTTAAGTGAAGCGCAAGAATAA
- a CDS encoding ABC transporter ATP-binding protein yields the protein MSYLVIENLNKQFEEFTAIKRLNLVVKKGEFVALLGPSGCGKSTLLRMLAGLESPTSGSISIDGVDVTDFSPSQRKISMVFQSYALFPHLSVKENILFGLKARGVPKAEQEARLRDVLEQVSLTEQQHKSPGQLSGGQRQRVALARAIVSQHSICVMDEPLSNLDAKLRAEMRTEIRELQKSLGLTLIYVTHDQVEAMSMADRIVLLNKGEVQQVGSPQELYGQPQNTFTARFIGSPAMNVFSLPGQDELIGVRPENLYLTEHGIAGEVLSTDYHGDSTLLKVGLINASTVLIKVDRWQQFNKGERVCFDWELTDQHHFCSTSETALA from the coding sequence ATGAGTTATTTAGTAATTGAAAACCTCAACAAACAATTTGAAGAATTTACTGCAATTAAGAGACTGAATCTTGTAGTAAAAAAAGGAGAGTTTGTTGCTCTGCTAGGCCCATCGGGTTGTGGTAAGTCGACCTTATTGAGAATGTTGGCGGGTCTAGAGTCACCGACATCAGGCTCTATTTCTATCGATGGTGTCGATGTGACGGACTTTTCTCCTTCACAACGAAAAATCTCTATGGTTTTTCAGTCTTATGCGTTGTTTCCTCACCTATCGGTGAAAGAGAACATTTTGTTTGGTTTAAAAGCCCGAGGTGTGCCTAAAGCTGAGCAAGAAGCTCGCTTAAGAGACGTATTAGAACAAGTGTCATTGACCGAGCAGCAGCATAAATCACCGGGACAACTCAGTGGTGGTCAACGTCAACGTGTCGCATTGGCGCGCGCGATTGTCAGTCAGCACTCTATTTGTGTCATGGATGAGCCACTTTCCAATCTGGATGCAAAATTGCGCGCCGAAATGCGCACCGAGATCCGTGAGCTGCAAAAATCCCTAGGTTTAACACTTATTTACGTTACGCACGATCAAGTGGAAGCGATGTCGATGGCTGATCGTATCGTGCTATTGAATAAAGGCGAAGTACAGCAAGTCGGTTCACCTCAAGAGTTATACGGCCAACCACAAAATACCTTTACCGCACGATTTATTGGTTCTCCGGCAATGAACGTATTTTCCCTGCCGGGACAAGATGAACTCATCGGCGTGCGTCCTGAAAACCTTTATTTAACCGAACATGGTATCGCTGGGGAAGTACTAAGTACCGACTATCACGGCGACAGCACCTTATTAAAAGTGGGCTTAATTAACGCCTCAACAGTACTTATCAAAGTGGATCGCTGGCAGCAATTTAACAAAGGCGAAAGGGTTTGCTTTGATTGGGAGTTAACTGATCAACACCATTTCTGCAGTACTAGTGAAACGGCCCTAGCTTAA